One genomic window of Chitinophagaceae bacterium includes the following:
- a CDS encoding PhoH family protein produces the protein MDQDRKIFVLDTSVIIYDYTAIRNFKEHDVVVPITVLEELDNFKKGNDDKNFAAREFIRYIDKASTNDSLQQWVNINGKTHGMFKIAMGHPNGVDTDAIFGEVKADHKILNAALRVQKENPGRKVVLVTKDINLRIKAKSLNLPAEDYETGKIKSTDELYTGRTVLDKFPVQVLNLLFQEGQCKASLLFKKSKPVANHYYTLNHHETSVVTVYNPVSGMLELVKKKPAFKIQPRNVEQICALDAILNPNISLVTMQGVAGTGKTLLSLAGALEQRRNFHQIYLARPIVPLSNKDIGYLPGDIKSKLNPYMEPLWDNLKYIKNCFSEKDKEYRQINDMVENEKLMVCPLAYIRGRSFSNVFFIVDEAQNLTPHEVKTIITRAGENTKIIFTGDIYQIDTPYLDSRSNGLSYLIDKIKGSRIYSHITLERGERSELANLANDLL, from the coding sequence ATGGACCAGGATAGAAAGATTTTCGTGCTCGATACTTCCGTGATTATTTATGATTACACTGCCATACGCAATTTCAAAGAGCACGATGTAGTAGTACCCATCACGGTACTTGAAGAACTTGACAACTTCAAGAAAGGCAATGATGATAAAAATTTCGCAGCGCGTGAATTCATCCGCTATATTGATAAGGCGAGTACGAATGATTCATTGCAGCAATGGGTAAACATCAATGGGAAAACGCATGGCATGTTTAAGATAGCCATGGGTCATCCGAATGGTGTGGATACCGATGCCATATTTGGCGAAGTAAAAGCGGATCATAAAATTCTAAATGCAGCGCTTCGCGTTCAAAAGGAAAATCCGGGAAGAAAGGTGGTACTGGTAACGAAGGACATTAACCTGCGCATCAAAGCGAAGTCACTGAACCTTCCGGCAGAGGATTATGAGACAGGAAAAATAAAAAGTACCGATGAATTATATACAGGCAGAACAGTGCTGGATAAATTCCCGGTGCAGGTGCTCAATCTATTGTTCCAGGAAGGACAATGTAAAGCCTCCTTACTCTTCAAAAAATCAAAACCTGTTGCGAATCATTATTACACACTGAATCACCATGAAACTTCGGTGGTTACTGTATACAATCCGGTTTCAGGCATGCTGGAACTGGTAAAGAAGAAACCGGCTTTTAAGATACAGCCACGCAACGTTGAACAGATCTGTGCGCTCGATGCGATCCTGAATCCGAACATTAGTCTTGTTACGATGCAAGGTGTTGCAGGAACAGGAAAAACACTCTTGTCACTGGCCGGTGCACTCGAACAACGACGCAATTTTCACCAGATATATCTTGCAAGACCGATAGTGCCGCTCAGCAATAAGGACATTGGTTATCTGCCCGGAGATATCAAGAGCAAGTTGAACCCATACATGGAACCGTTGTGGGACAACCTGAAGTACATTAAAAATTGTTTCAGCGAAAAGGACAAAGAGTACCGTCAGATCAACGACATGGTGGAGAATGAAAAACTGATGGTTTGTCCGCTGGCTTATATTAGGGGAAGAAGTTTCTCCAATGTATTTTTTATTGTGGATGAAGCACAGAACCTGACACCGCATGAAGTGAAGACCATCATCACACGGGCAGGGGAGAACACTAAGATCATTTTCACCGGAGATATTTACCAGATTGACACGCCTTATCTTGATTCCAGAAGCAATGGATTAAGTTATCTGATTGATAAGATAAAAGGCAGCAGGATCTATTCTCACATTACATTGGAACGTGGTGAGCGAAGTGAGTTGGCGAATTTGGCGAATGATTTATTGTAG
- a CDS encoding DUF2071 domain-containing protein: protein MNKAFLTAEWKNLLMINYEIDPAVLLPHLPHKTILDNYNGIHYVSLVGFLFLNTKVLGLKIPFHVNFEEVNLRFYVKRKVNNEWRRGVVFVREIVPKHAIAFVANTLYKEHYSAMPMRHQVIRDEVLQVNYGWKYKGSWDELGITTNKSPIAMKAGSLEEFIAEHYWGYNRVHESKTTEYKVEHPKWNFFPSIDYTVSCRFSELYGNDFDFLSDAKPLSVFMADGSGVSVGHGSTLK, encoded by the coding sequence ATGAACAAGGCCTTCCTTACTGCCGAATGGAAAAATCTCCTCATGATCAATTATGAAATTGATCCGGCTGTGCTGCTACCTCACTTACCTCACAAAACCATATTGGATAATTACAATGGCATTCACTATGTAAGTCTTGTGGGTTTTTTATTTCTGAACACAAAAGTATTAGGTTTAAAAATTCCCTTTCACGTAAATTTTGAAGAGGTGAATCTCCGGTTTTATGTGAAGCGAAAAGTCAACAATGAATGGAGAAGAGGAGTGGTGTTTGTGAGGGAGATTGTTCCAAAACATGCCATAGCTTTTGTTGCAAATACGTTGTATAAGGAACATTATTCAGCTATGCCAATGCGTCATCAGGTGATTCGTGATGAAGTATTGCAAGTGAATTACGGTTGGAAATACAAGGGATCATGGGATGAATTGGGAATTACAACTAATAAATCACCTATTGCAATGAAGGCCGGAAGCCTGGAGGAATTTATTGCTGAACATTATTGGGGATACAACCGGGTGCATGAAAGCAAGACTACAGAATATAAAGTGGAGCATCCGAAGTGGAATTTTTTTCCGTCTATTGATTATACTGTTTCCTGTCGTTTCAGTGAATTGTATGGAAATGATTTTGATTTTTTGAGTGATGCAAAACCGCTGTCTGTTTTTATGGCAGATGGTTCAGGAGTTAGTGTTGGCCACGGTTCGACCCTAAAATAA
- a CDS encoding HD domain-containing protein, which yields MNKRKIINDPVYGFISIPTELIFDLIEHAYFQRLGRIKQLGLTYLVYPGAQHTRLQHALGAMHLMTQALEVLRSKGALISGEEAEAVTIAILLHDIGHGPFSHTLEKLLIKGTSHEQLSIRMMEALNNTFDGKLGMALNIFRGQYSKPFLHQLVSSQLDMDRLDYLNRDSFFTGVAEGVIGYDRIIKMLTVKNNELMVESKGMYSIEKFLISRRLMYWQVYLHKTVLAAEQMLVKIIERANEISVKRNLESTPALSWFLNKKNASASETSNDELLTRFSDLDDTDIISSIKMWRQDADPILSWLSRHLLIRQLFKIELRNTPFEETELTVIRQRVLQQSNIALEDLHYFVFTGTTSNHAYSPQSGPINILFKDGNVKDVADASDLLNIRVLQDPVIKYFMCYPKEMVDQ from the coding sequence TTGAATAAAAGAAAAATCATCAACGATCCCGTTTATGGATTTATTTCCATACCAACTGAATTAATCTTCGACCTGATAGAGCATGCTTACTTTCAACGTTTGGGCAGAATCAAACAATTAGGACTCACCTATCTTGTATATCCCGGTGCTCAGCATACGCGTTTACAACATGCATTAGGTGCAATGCACCTGATGACACAGGCACTGGAAGTGCTTCGTTCTAAAGGCGCATTGATTTCAGGCGAAGAAGCAGAAGCGGTAACAATTGCCATACTGCTGCACGATATCGGACACGGACCTTTTTCCCACACCCTTGAAAAATTATTGATTAAAGGTACATCTCATGAGCAGCTTTCCATCCGGATGATGGAAGCGTTGAATAATACATTTGATGGAAAACTTGGGATGGCATTAAACATCTTTCGCGGACAATACAGCAAACCATTTTTGCATCAGTTGGTATCCAGTCAACTCGATATGGATCGCCTCGATTACCTTAACCGTGATAGTTTTTTTACAGGAGTAGCGGAAGGAGTGATCGGTTATGACCGCATCATTAAAATGCTTACTGTTAAAAATAATGAACTGATGGTGGAATCAAAAGGCATGTATTCCATTGAAAAATTCCTGATCTCACGGAGACTGATGTATTGGCAAGTGTATCTTCATAAAACAGTGCTTGCTGCTGAACAGATGTTGGTGAAAATTATTGAGAGAGCCAATGAAATTTCCGTTAAGAGAAATCTGGAATCCACACCTGCCCTTTCATGGTTTCTGAATAAAAAAAATGCAAGTGCTTCTGAAACATCAAATGATGAATTGTTAACCCGGTTCTCCGATCTTGATGATACAGATATCATAAGCAGTATAAAAATGTGGCGGCAGGATGCAGATCCAATACTATCATGGCTCAGCAGGCATCTGTTAATCAGACAACTATTTAAAATTGAATTGAGAAATACACCTTTTGAAGAAACCGAGCTAACGGTAATCAGGCAAAGAGTACTTCAACAAAGCAATATCGCTTTAGAAGATCTTCATTATTTTGTTTTCACCGGAACTACAAGTAACCACGCTTACAGTCCCCAATCCGGTCCTATCAATATACTTTTTAAAGACGGAAACGTCAAGGATGTAGCTGATGCTTCAGACCTCCTGAACATCAGAGTATTGCAAGATCCTGTCATAAAATATTTTATGTGCTATCCGAAAGAAATGGTTGATCAATAA
- a CDS encoding elongation factor G, translating to MKVYDDKHIKNIVLLGASKSGKTTLAETMMFEAGLINRRGSVEEGTTVSDYHDIEQQRGNSVYMTFMHTEWKDYKINIIDTPGLDDFIGEVIAALRVSDTGIMVLNAQNGVEVGTELIWNYVNQFNKPVMFAINQLDHEKSNFEETIEQGKKRFGNAFTIMQYPVNEGTGFNAIIDLLKMTMYKFGPNGGKPEKLPIPDSEKAKADELHNKLVEVAAENDEKLMELYFEKGSLDEDELRLGIKEGMMKHHVFPVFCLSAKKDMGSGRMMGFIDNVAPSATEMPSEKSTDGKDVPCNPNGQPVVFVYKSLIEPHLGNLSLFKVISGEVTAGIDVTNSSNGSVERINQLFILDGKNRNPINKLTAGDLGATLKLKNTQTNQTLYGKGGPITIAPIEFPEPRISVAIIAKNKNDDEKIGTVLADIHREDPTLTIEYSRELKQVIMHGQGELHLQAIKWRLENIYKMQIDFEKTKIPYRETIRREARTTYRHKKQSGGAGQFAEVAMMIEPYREGYKVPGDFTLRGKEEIDLDWGGKLIYHNCIVGGAIDTRFLPSILKGIMDKMTEGPTTGSYVRDINVYVFDGKMHAVDSNDMAFKLAGMMAFKECFQQADPKLLEPIYDLEVLVPEEQMGDVMSDLNTRRAVIMGMDASGTYQVIKSRVPLSELDKYSNTLRSLTQGKASFKMRFAAYELVPGEIQKKLAEDYQKHAKDEH from the coding sequence ATGAAAGTCTACGACGACAAGCATATTAAAAACATTGTATTGCTCGGTGCCTCCAAATCAGGAAAAACCACCCTGGCAGAAACCATGATGTTTGAGGCAGGACTGATTAACCGGAGAGGTTCTGTTGAAGAAGGGACAACAGTTTCTGATTACCACGACATTGAACAACAACGTGGCAATTCGGTATACATGACTTTTATGCATACCGAATGGAAAGATTATAAGATCAATATAATTGACACACCTGGCCTTGATGATTTTATCGGAGAAGTAATTGCTGCCCTTCGTGTATCAGATACCGGTATCATGGTGCTCAATGCACAAAACGGAGTTGAAGTTGGAACAGAACTGATCTGGAACTACGTGAATCAATTCAACAAACCTGTCATGTTTGCCATCAACCAGCTTGATCATGAAAAATCAAATTTTGAAGAAACCATTGAGCAGGGAAAAAAACGGTTCGGAAATGCATTTACCATCATGCAGTATCCGGTAAATGAAGGAACGGGATTTAATGCCATCATCGATTTATTGAAGATGACGATGTACAAGTTTGGGCCAAACGGAGGCAAACCGGAGAAATTACCCATCCCTGATTCGGAAAAAGCAAAAGCGGATGAGCTTCACAACAAACTCGTGGAAGTTGCTGCTGAGAATGATGAGAAACTGATGGAACTTTATTTCGAAAAAGGGTCACTCGATGAAGATGAATTGCGATTAGGCATCAAAGAAGGTATGATGAAACACCATGTATTTCCGGTGTTTTGTCTTTCTGCTAAAAAAGACATGGGCTCCGGCCGCATGATGGGTTTCATAGATAACGTTGCGCCTTCAGCCACTGAAATGCCTTCGGAAAAATCTACCGATGGAAAGGATGTTCCCTGCAACCCAAATGGTCAGCCGGTTGTGTTTGTCTATAAATCATTGATTGAACCACACCTTGGAAATCTTTCCTTATTCAAAGTTATTTCAGGTGAAGTGACGGCTGGAATTGATGTGACCAATTCATCGAACGGAAGTGTGGAAAGAATCAATCAGTTGTTTATTCTGGATGGAAAAAACAGGAATCCGATTAACAAATTGACTGCAGGTGATTTGGGAGCAACACTCAAATTAAAAAATACACAAACCAACCAGACGCTTTACGGAAAAGGTGGTCCCATCACTATTGCACCCATCGAATTTCCCGAACCGAGAATCAGTGTAGCCATTATCGCGAAAAATAAAAATGATGATGAGAAGATTGGTACTGTACTCGCCGATATTCACCGCGAAGATCCTACACTTACCATTGAATATTCACGTGAGCTGAAACAAGTGATCATGCATGGCCAGGGTGAATTGCATCTGCAGGCAATAAAGTGGCGGTTGGAAAACATTTATAAGATGCAGATTGATTTTGAAAAGACTAAGATTCCCTACCGCGAAACTATCCGCAGAGAAGCACGCACTACGTACCGTCATAAAAAACAATCGGGCGGAGCAGGTCAGTTTGCCGAAGTGGCTATGATGATTGAACCCTACCGGGAAGGATATAAAGTGCCCGGTGATTTTACATTGCGTGGAAAAGAAGAAATTGATCTGGACTGGGGCGGAAAACTGATTTATCACAATTGCATAGTAGGTGGAGCTATTGATACAAGGTTTCTTCCTTCTATTTTAAAAGGCATTATGGATAAGATGACAGAAGGTCCCACTACCGGTTCGTATGTACGCGATATCAATGTGTATGTGTTTGACGGAAAAATGCACGCCGTTGATTCAAACGACATGGCATTTAAACTGGCCGGCATGATGGCATTTAAAGAATGCTTTCAACAAGCCGATCCGAAATTGCTGGAACCGATTTATGACCTGGAAGTGCTTGTGCCGGAGGAACAAATGGGCGATGTTATGAGTGATCTTAACACACGCCGTGCTGTAATTATGGGTATGGATGCCAGCGGGACTTACCAGGTAATTAAATCACGCGTTCCCTTATCAGAACTTGATAAATATTCAAACACACTCCGCTCACTTACGCAAGGGAAGGCAAGTTTCAAAATGCGTTTTGCCGCTTACGAATTGGTGCCGGGCGAAATTCAAAAGAAACTTGCGGAAGACTATCAGAAGCATGCGAAGGATGAACATTAG
- a CDS encoding mechanosensitive ion channel — MSSFFNFEILDNSYERIGWFLIIILFAFVFSRYLSKFLSTLIYRLIRKYTKESYGHKFYALVAQPLQYLVLQLIILTAIETLNYPERWIITFWNHPLQTLIDEILWTLVLINFTWFLLRFVDYVAYILHERASLTPSKTDDQLVPFVKDALKIFIVVNALFVLLGGVFDLDLTSLLAGLGIGGLAVAFAAQESIKDIFGSITVFLDKPFVVGDVVKIGEVEGSIERVGVRSTRIRTSSRTVVTVPNKKMLDTNVDNQTQREHRRIRQVIGLPYQTTEQQLKKITLELRQYFQNSADMNQDYVVVFDDFGESSMNILIIYYIPFVSFEEHLLHKERVNYEILKIVERNDSNFAFPVREIRMDPEIFRKQ; from the coding sequence ATGTCATCCTTCTTTAATTTTGAAATTCTTGACAACTCCTACGAGCGTATTGGTTGGTTCCTGATCATCATTCTTTTCGCTTTTGTCTTCAGCAGGTATTTATCGAAATTTTTAAGCACACTGATCTACCGCCTGATCAGAAAGTACACGAAAGAAAGTTATGGTCACAAATTTTACGCATTGGTAGCACAACCATTGCAATATCTTGTTTTGCAGCTCATCATACTTACAGCTATTGAAACACTCAACTATCCGGAACGATGGATAATAACTTTCTGGAACCATCCACTGCAAACGCTGATTGATGAAATTCTTTGGACGCTGGTATTAATCAACTTCACCTGGTTTTTACTTCGCTTTGTTGATTATGTCGCTTACATTTTGCATGAGCGCGCCTCACTCACCCCTTCCAAAACGGATGATCAATTAGTGCCGTTTGTGAAGGACGCTCTAAAGATTTTTATTGTGGTGAACGCACTATTCGTTCTGTTAGGCGGTGTGTTCGATCTTGATCTCACATCGTTGCTTGCCGGATTAGGAATCGGTGGATTAGCTGTTGCATTTGCAGCCCAGGAAAGCATCAAAGATATTTTTGGATCTATCACGGTATTTCTCGACAAGCCATTTGTAGTGGGTGATGTAGTTAAAATTGGGGAGGTGGAAGGGAGTATTGAAAGAGTAGGCGTTCGGAGCACGCGCATTCGTACCAGTAGCCGCACCGTGGTCACCGTTCCGAATAAAAAAATGCTGGATACAAACGTGGACAATCAGACACAACGTGAACATCGGCGGATTCGACAAGTAATTGGATTACCCTATCAAACTACTGAGCAGCAACTCAAAAAAATTACGCTTGAACTAAGACAATATTTTCAGAATAGCGCTGATATGAATCAAGACTATGTTGTAGTATTTGATGACTTTGGAGAAAGCTCAATGAATATCCTGATCATCTATTATATCCCGTTTGTCTCCTTTGAGGAACATTTGCTGCACAAAGAGAGGGTTAACTATGAGATATTAAAGATTGTGGAAAGAAATGACAGCAACTTCGCATTTCCAGTAAGGGAAATCAGGATGGACCCTGAGATTTTCAGGAAGCAATAG
- a CDS encoding formimidoylglutamase — MFEEFLQQAPAELLAGENYAANQLGLSVVSDLNPEGMHLALIGVKEDRGSVRNNGCAEAPDLIRRQLFSRANIAGETKIIDLGNIEMGETIRDTYVALSKVVNELIHLKVLPVIIGGSHDLTFGQFGAYHDLGRIINMTVADNTIDLKEEQPEMDDEGFLLNTLSYEPSYIFNFSHIGYQTHLSSQSAIELLDKLHFDSYRLGKVRSNIEDMEPVLRGTNLFSFDMSAIRYSDSPGNRNATPNGLFAEEACQLASYAGQGDRVDSFGIYGCNPTVDERGQSVQLSADIIWYFMNGYYNRKNDYPKDDDSDFVKFTIHFKENKYEMNFWKSKKTDRWWMEVPSGNKPRNQKKSHLIPCSYNDYQMACREELPERWIKAYQKLS, encoded by the coding sequence ATGTTTGAAGAGTTTTTGCAACAGGCACCTGCAGAGTTGTTAGCAGGTGAAAATTATGCAGCGAACCAGCTTGGGCTTAGTGTTGTGAGCGATCTGAATCCTGAAGGAATGCACCTTGCATTAATTGGAGTTAAAGAAGACCGTGGGTCAGTGAGAAACAATGGTTGCGCGGAAGCACCGGATTTGATTCGAAGGCAATTGTTTTCACGGGCAAATATCGCCGGAGAAACTAAAATTATTGATTTGGGAAATATAGAGATGGGAGAAACCATCCGGGATACCTATGTAGCCCTCAGCAAAGTGGTAAATGAACTGATTCATCTGAAGGTATTACCAGTTATTATAGGTGGAAGCCATGATCTGACTTTTGGTCAATTCGGCGCTTATCACGACCTGGGCAGAATTATTAATATGACTGTTGCAGACAACACTATCGATTTGAAAGAAGAGCAACCGGAGATGGATGATGAAGGTTTTTTGCTGAACACACTGAGCTATGAACCTTCTTACATTTTCAATTTCAGCCATATTGGTTATCAAACGCACCTGTCTTCACAAAGTGCCATTGAACTGCTGGATAAGCTACATTTTGACAGCTACCGGCTTGGCAAAGTGAGATCAAACATAGAAGATATGGAACCTGTCCTTCGCGGCACCAATCTATTTAGTTTTGATATGTCGGCCATTCGTTACAGTGATTCACCTGGTAACCGGAATGCCACACCCAACGGATTGTTTGCTGAAGAAGCTTGCCAACTCGCGAGTTATGCAGGCCAGGGCGACCGTGTGGATTCGTTTGGCATTTATGGTTGCAATCCTACAGTAGACGAACGAGGTCAATCTGTTCAACTGTCTGCGGATATTATATGGTATTTTATGAATGGTTATTATAACCGGAAGAATGATTACCCCAAGGATGATGATTCAGATTTTGTGAAATTCACGATTCACTTTAAAGAGAATAAATATGAAATGAATTTCTGGAAGAGTAAAAAGACCGATCGTTGGTGGATGGAAGTGCCTTCCGGCAACAAACCGAGAAACCAAAAAAAGTCTCACCTTATTCCATGTTCTTATAACGATTATCAAATGGCCTGCAGGGAAGAACTTCCTGAAAGATGGATTAAGGCTTATCAAAAACTATCCTGA